One window of the Saccopteryx bilineata isolate mSacBil1 chromosome 2, mSacBil1_pri_phased_curated, whole genome shotgun sequence genome contains the following:
- the CPA4 gene encoding carboxypeptidase A4, with the protein MKWILFFGALIGAPISICSREKFSGDQVFRINVRNGEEISKLNKLVNSDNLKLSLWKSFSTLGLPVDVLVPAVSLQPVKFSLKSQGLDYSVTIEDLQALLDKEHEEMQHNEGQERSNNNFNYEAYHSLEAIYREMDNIAGGFPELASRVKIGHSFENRPMYVLKFSTGKGSQRPAIWLNAGMHSREWISQATAMWTARKIVSDYGNNPAVTSILEKMDIFLLPVANPDGYVYTQTQNRLWRKTRSLNPGSSCIGVDPNRNWNASFAGGGASDNPCSEVYHGPHANSEVEVKSVVDFIKEHGNFKCFIDLHSYSQLLMYPYAYTDKKAPNADELDKVARCAAKALASLWGTQYHVGSTCTTVYQASGSSIDWAYDNGIKYAFTFELRDTGHYGFLLPADQIVPTAEETWLGLQTIMKHVREHLY; encoded by the exons ATGAAGTGGATTCTGTTCTTTGGGGCCCTGATTGGGGCCCCGATAAGCATCTGCAGCCGAGAAAAGTTTTCTGG GGATCAAGTTTTTAGGATTAATGTCAGAAATGGAGAGGAGATCAGCAAACTCAATAAGCTAGTGAATTCAGACAACTTGAAG CTCAGCCTCTGGAAATCTTTCTCCACCTTGGGTCTTCCTGTGGACGTCCTGGTCCCGGCTGTCAGTCTGCAGCCAGTCAAATTCTCCCTCAAGTCCCAAGGCTTAGATTACTCGGTGACAATTGAGGACCTGCAG GCCCTTTTAGATAAAGAACATGAAGAAATGCAACACAACGAAGGGCAAGAACGAAGCAATAATAACTTCAACTATGAGGCCTATCATTCCCTGGAAGCT ATTTACCGGGAGATGGACAACATTGCCGGAGGCTTCCCTGAACTGGCGAGCAGGGTGAAGATTGGGCATTCGTTTGAAAACAGGCCAATGTATGTACTGAAG TTCAGCACTGGAAAAGGCAGTCAGCGGCCGGCCATTTGGCTGAACGCAGGCATGCATTCCCGGGAGTGGATCTCACAGGCCACGGCCATGTGGACCGCAAGGAAG ATTGTGTCTGATTATGGGAACAATCCAGCCGTCACCTCCATCTTGGAGAAAATGGACATTTTCTTGTTGCCTGTGGCCAATCCCGATGGATATGTATACACGCAGACTCAA AACCGACTTTGGAGGAAGACGCGGTCCCTAAATCCTGGAAGCTCCTGCATTGGTGTTGATCCAAATAGAAATTGGAATGCTAGCTTTGCTG GAGGGGGAGCCAGTGACAATCCTTGTTCCGAAGTATACCATGGACCTCATGCCAATTCAGAAGTGGAGGTCAAATCGGTGGTGGATTTCATTAAAGAACATGGGAACTTCAAATGTTTCATTGACCTGCACAGCTACTCACAGCTGCTGATGTACCCATATGCGTACACGGACAAAAAAGCCCCCAATGCTGATGAGCTG GACAAGGTGGCGAGGTGTGCAGCCAAAGCTCTGGCTTCCCTGTGGGGCACGCAGTACCACGTGGGTTCTACCTGCACCACTGTCT ATCAAGCTAGCGGGAGCAGCATTGACTGGGCGTACGATAATGGCATCAAGTATGCATTCACTTTTGAGTTAAGAGATACTGGGCACTATGGCTTCCTCCTGCCGGCCGACCAGATCGTTCCCACCGCGGAGGAGACCTGGCTGGGGCTGCAGACCATCATGAAGCATGTGCGGGAGCACCTCTATTAG